In Micromonospora cremea, the genomic window GGTGATGGACCCGGAGGTGGTCACCCAACTGCTGGCCCGTAACTCCGGCATGCAGCCACTGCGGGACCTCACCGCCCGGGAGCGGGAGGTGCTGGGTCTGATGGCCGAGGGACGGTCGAACGCGGCGATCGCGGGCCGGCTGTTCGTCACGGAGAAGGCGGTGAGCAAGCACATCAACAACATCTTCAGCAAGCTCGGGATGCCACCGTCGGACGACGACAACCGACGAGTGCTCGCGGTGCTCGCATACCTCAACGGCTGACGCAGCTACACCGCTTTCCCGGCCGGACCGGTCGACGCCCGGGCCCGGGCATTGCTCGCCCACCTCGCCGCGCGCCAGGTCTGCTGACATAGAACGCGGAGGGCGGGTCGCTCTCGACCGGCCCTCACCGACGTCGCATGGGGATTGGCGACGCTGTCTGTCCCCGCCAGTAGCCCATGCGATGGCCCCCTACCGCAGATGAAACCGTTCATCGACGGCGAGGACCGCCAGCTGCGGCACGGAAAGCGGCAGCGCAGTCAGCCCCGGCCGGTCGTCGCCGAGCTTCGCGCGCTGTGCAACGTAGACCATGACACCGTCCGGGTGCCAGTACGCCGACCACCGGTCGAACCGATCGTCGCGGCCGGGCCGCACCACCACCCCGACCTGTGCCAGGCCGACGGCCACCACTGCACACACGTCCCGCATGATCTGTTCGCAGCGGGTGAGGATCGGGTCGGTGAGCGCCCCACGCCGATACGTGGTGGTGAAGACCAGATGCACATGCAGGTTGTAGCTAGTGCCCTGACCACAAACGTTGGCCGGGTTGGGTGACACACCGGGCCGGGTCCGCTGCGTGGACCCGGGGCCGGTCAAGGCTGTGTAGGTGGCAGAACCCGTTCGAGTACGCCGATTGAGCGATCCAGAAGGCCAGAAGCTGCAACGCCTCGTGCGTCGCGGGACCGGTTCAGCGGTCCGGCTGCGCCGGGCGATGGTCGTGCTGGCCTCCGCCGGCGGCAACAGCGTGCCGGTCATCGCCCGGCTGGTCCAAGCCGACGAGGACTCCGTCCGTGGTGTCATTCACCGGTTCAACGAGATGGGAATGCCCAGCCTGGACCCTCAGTGGGCGGGTGGCCGTCCCCGCCAGATCAGTCCTGACGACGAGCAGTTCATCGTCTCGACGGCCAACACCCGCCCGACCAAACTCCGGCGCCCATTCACCCGCTGGAGTATCCGCAAACTCGCCGAGTACCTGGCCACCAACCCCGACCGGAGCGTCCTGGTGGGCCGCGAACGACTGCGGCAACTCCTGCGCAAACACGAGATCACCTTCCAGCGCACGAAGACGTGGAAGGAGTCGAACGACCCGCAACGTGAGGCGAAACTGGCCCGCATCGAGCACGTCATGCACCACTTCCCGCACCGGGTGTTCGCGTTCGACGAGTTCGGGCCGCTGGCGATCCGACCGCAGGCCGGGTCCGGATGGCAGCGCAAAAACCATCCGGACCGGCTGCCTGCGAACTACCACAAACTGCACGGCGTCCGGCAGTTCCACGGCTGCTACTCCGTCG contains:
- a CDS encoding transposase, producing MSPNPANVCGQGTSYNLHVHLVFTTTYRRGALTDPILTRCEQIMRDVCAVVAVGLAQVGVVVRPGRDDRFDRWSAYWHPDGVMVYVAQRAKLGDDRPGLTALPLSVPQLAVLAVDERFHLR
- a CDS encoding IS630 family transposase; its protein translation is MAEPVRVRRLSDPEGQKLQRLVRRGTGSAVRLRRAMVVLASAGGNSVPVIARLVQADEDSVRGVIHRFNEMGMPSLDPQWAGGRPRQISPDDEQFIVSTANTRPTKLRRPFTRWSIRKLAEYLATNPDRSVLVGRERLRQLLRKHEITFQRTKTWKESNDPQREAKLARIEHVMHHFPHRVFAFDEFGPLAIRPQAGSGWQRKNHPDRLPANYHKLHGVRQFHGCYSVGDDTMFGVIHQQKSAANTLAALKSIRAKRPDGAPIYVILDNLSAHKGAAIRQWATRNKVELCFTPTYASWANPIEAHFGPLRTFVIAGSDHQNHVALGRHLHQYLRWRNANARHPDVLTAQRRERARVRSERQHRWGHPAAKAA